CTGAATCAAGAATTTCCATTTTAGTTCCGGAGTAAATAATATGGTATATCAATGCTGAATCATAGACCTCCATTGACTTATAAGCACTTGAAATATGTAATAATGCAACTTCTCTATATGTTAAAGTATTATATTTATAAGATAAATTTAATGCTTTTCTTGCAAAATATATTGCACTATCATGATTCTTTTTAGCATTATATAAGGATGCAATATTATTGTAGGTAGCTGCTATATTCGAGTGTTCTTTATCTTTTAATCCAAATTTAAGAGATCTTTTTAAATAAAAGATTGAGGAGTCATATTGTTTTAAGTCTTTATAATTTGCACCTATTATGTTATATGTATTCGATAGGTACCAATTACTTAAATCATCTTTTTTATACATAAGTGATGAATCTGCATAAGCTAATGATTTATTATAGTCCTTTGTTTCATAATATACCGCACTAAGCCTGTTATGCATTTCTGTTTTTTGGTCAAGCAATTCCTGTTGTGAAGCTATTTTTAAACCTTGATATAAATAGTGTAATGATTTATCATACATTGCAATTGATCTGTATGTTTCTCCAATTGAGTATAATACAGAAACAATATTTGAATAATCTTTAATTTGTTCATATAATTTAAGTGATTTAAAATAATACTTTAAAGATTTATTAGTATTTTCTTGGGTTGAAACAATATTGCCATGTATCAAGTATGCTTTAGCAAGAATATTCTGTTTTTTAAGGCTTTTTGCAATTTTCTCACCTTTAATTATATACTCTAATGCGTCTTCATTTTTATTTTTATAATAATACTCAATACTTAGATTAATTAATGATATTGCCCTTTCTTCTTGTGATAATGTATCTTGTTCTAAAATACCTTTTAGATTCTCAATTTCCTTATTGCCGCTTTGTGAATTTGCAGTTGTTACAAAGAACATAACAAATAAAAGCAGATAAAATACATTTCTAATTTGTTTCATAGTTCTATTTATTTTAAACAAAGGTAAAAATAAAATAAGTTATAGCCCCCCTATAGTTATTAAAAGCGTGAAAGAATATAAATTGCAATTACTGAAACCACAATACCTATTTGGTTTATTCTGTTAAGTTTTTCTTTAAAAATAATTAAAGCTAGCAAAACGGTAAATAATACTATTCCAATATGATTGATTCCAAAAACTGCGGAACTTGCAAAGGGTGAATATGTTAAAGCTTTAACAAAAAAATAAAGAGAGCCAAAATTTGCAAAACCAAGAAGTGATCCCCAAAACAGAACTTTCAATTTAACAAGGTCGGAAATACGGCTTTTATTAATTAAAACAGTAAAAACCCCAATAATTCCTGAAATACTAAAAAGCACAGTTATAAATGCTGTTAGGCTGTTGTCGTCAAGATATTCTTGTTGAGATAATTTTATTAAAGAATCAACAAGCCCTGCTCCCAAGAAAATTACCACAGGAAGGAAAAAGTATTTTTTTTCTAATTTTGTTGCCTTTTCACGGTAAATTGAGAAAACTACTGCAATGAGTGCAAGTACAATCCCTATTATTTTTAGAAAACTGATACTTTCATTAAAATAAATTATTGTAAAAGTAATAGGAATAATTACAGCCATCCTTACTGCAACTATTGTTACTGTAATTCCTGCTTTTTGAGTTGATTTTCCAATTAAATAAAATAGTACAATAAAAATTATCCCAATAGCAACAGAAAGAGGAAACCACTCATAAC
The DNA window shown above is from Bacteroidota bacterium and carries:
- a CDS encoding tetratricopeptide repeat-containing sensor histidine kinase; this encodes MKQIRNVFYLLLFVMFFVTTANSQSGNKEIENLKGILEQDTLSQEERAISLINLSIEYYYKNKNEDALEYIIKGEKIAKSLKKQNILAKAYLIHGNIVSTQENTNKSLKYYFKSLKLYEQIKDYSNIVSVLYSIGETYRSIAMYDKSLHYLYQGLKIASQQELLDQKTEMHNRLSAVYYETKDYNKSLAYADSSLMYKKDDLSNWYLSNTYNIIGANYKDLKQYDSSIFYLKRSLKFGLKDKEHSNIAATYNNIASLYNAKKNHDSAIYFARKALNLSYKYNTLTYREVALLHISSAYKSMEVYDSALIYHIIYSGTKMEILDSERSQELAEMESKYGLRKNEMKNEKLLIQNKLKDNKIKGQNIIIFFIILIFTIVAYFYIIFRKRNHILKKNNAILKEHQNEIKNKSEQLENLNNTKDKILSIIAHDLKGPFHSIQGFSSLLMEETESNKDDELYLYSKHVNQGIEQLDFLLNNLLKWSQLQIGTIKITKTDILLKDLTTEITRLFEIALLTKKININIDISDKQLIFCDRASISTVFRNIISNALKFTPENGEIRISSKLTDKYTEIRITDSGVGMEKEVLDNLFTMKNKSRKGTNKEKGSGLGMLICKEFIENSGGKIEVESTVNKGTIIKLLLLNKEEE
- a CDS encoding DMT family transporter is translated as MIWLCFSIIASTGIAVIFKFIEKYKIHTFHAIVINYFIASLLGFLLIKIDFNIKEIYSYEWFPLSVAIGIIFIVLFYLIGKSTQKAGITVTIVAVRMAVIIPITFTIIYFNESISFLKIIGIVLALIAVVFSIYREKATKLEKKYFFLPVVIFLGAGLVDSLIKLSQQEYLDDNSLTAFITVLFSISGIIGVFTVLINKSRISDLVKLKVLFWGSLLGFANFGSLYFFVKALTYSPFASSAVFGINHIGIVLFTVLLALIIFKEKLNRINQIGIVVSVIAIYILSRF